From Scleropages formosus chromosome 9, fSclFor1.1, whole genome shotgun sequence, one genomic window encodes:
- the LOC108919827 gene encoding complement factor D-like has translation MRFRGGPLLVLVTIASLFFYLGECITGGNEAAPHSRPYMASIQKNGRHECGGFLVKEQWLMSAAHCFREGTEGVKIVLGAHSLKEPEQSKQEFTISELHSHPDFNTDNYDSDIALVKLDRPAVLSDAVKTLELQQAGGREPQPEEEVSAAGWGSTNNRGSRPDKLQEVFVEVMLPTLCCRSDYYSTKFTANMMCAARRQKDTCDGDSGGPLLYKGVAVGVTSNGGKKCGTSRKPGVYTIISKFTAWINKIIQG, from the exons ATGCGTTTCCGAGGCGGTCCGCTTTTGGTTCTTGTGACCATTGCTTCCTTGTTCTTCT ACCTAGGTGAATGCATCACAGGTGGGAATGAAGCAGCGCCCCACTCCAGGCCGTACATGGCCTCGATTCAGAAGAACGGCAGGCACGAATGTGGCGGGTTTCTCGTCAAGGAGCAGTGGCTCATGAGCGCGGCGCACTGTTTCCGAGAAGG GACAGAGGGCGTTAAGATCGTTTTAGGGGCACATTCCCTAAAAGAGCCTGAGCAGTCAAAGCAAGAATTTACCATCTCGGAACTCCATAGTCACCCTGACTTTAACACGGACAACTATGACAGTGATATTGCTCTGGTCAAG CTGGATCGTCCGGCAGTTCTGAGCGACGCTGTCAAAACCCTGGAGCTCCAGCAGGCGGGTGGGCGGGAGCCTCAGCCCGAAGAAGAGGTCAGCGCAGCCGGCTGGGGCTCCACCAATAACAGGGGCTCGAGGCCGGACAAACTGCAGGAGGTCTTTGTGGAAGTGATGTTGCCGACCCTGTGCTGCCGCAGCGACTACTACAGCACCAAGTTCACAGCCAACATGATGTGTGCCGCACGGAGACAGAAGGACACCTGTGAC GGAGACTCTGGTGGCCCTCTTCTTTACAAAGGGGTGGCTGTAGGCGTGACCTCCAACGGTGGGAAGAAGTGTGGTACTTCACGAAAGCCTGGTGTGTACACAATCATATCCAAATTCACTGCCTGGATCAACAAAATCATACAAGGGTGA